A region of Ferrimicrobium sp. DNA encodes the following proteins:
- the nuoL gene encoding NADH-quinone oxidoreductase subunit L — translation MVVLGLVIGFPLVGFLILLAFGKRMGDPGAGWFGTIAVASSFIAAIATWIVLLTKHGSHRTQVLHLFSWFHAGAFQVNFAFRADPLSVVMILFVTGVAALIHLYSIGYMKRDARFHQFFIYLNLFVFSMLVLVTANNLPLTFLGWEGVGACSYWLISFWFERPSAASAGKKAFIINRIGDMGFMLGTFLVFLNFHSVSYSTVLPEAHRLPTGTAEAIALLFFLAAAGKSAQLPLFTWLLDAMEGPTPVSALIHAATMVTAGVYLMARLAPILSLAHAASFTIAIIGVITAFVAAMAATSQTDIKKIVAFSTVSQLGYMMLGIGTGAYVAAIFLMVTHAFYKALIFLSSGSVIHSLDNEQSIRRMGALAKLMPITAWTMIIAWLSIAGVPPFSGFFSKGSILEDAFGRNEVLWVVGVVTALLTAYYMGRLVFVVFYGNARWQEVTHGHEPHESPRVMTIPLIVLAVAAAIAGLLNLPYSGLRFLHDWLSPVFGSALVNYPLSTSEKILLPATDAVVALLGVFLAWRLWRSHSERKALEPTVLFKGWYVDTFYDRTFARGGTALAKLGDRVVDPTIIDGAVGGVAWTFRWIGGLGRKVQSGLVRSYLLIMIAGIVVILTYVLVGAAR, via the coding sequence ATGGTTGTTTTGGGTTTGGTGATCGGCTTCCCGCTGGTCGGGTTTCTTATCCTCCTGGCCTTTGGGAAGCGGATGGGGGATCCTGGGGCGGGTTGGTTCGGTACCATCGCGGTCGCCTCGAGTTTCATCGCGGCCATCGCAACATGGATCGTTCTCCTCACCAAGCATGGGTCCCACCGCACGCAGGTTCTTCATCTCTTTAGCTGGTTCCATGCCGGTGCGTTCCAGGTCAACTTCGCATTTCGAGCCGACCCTCTCTCGGTGGTGATGATCCTGTTCGTCACCGGGGTGGCTGCGCTGATTCATCTGTACTCGATTGGCTACATGAAACGTGATGCTCGGTTCCACCAGTTTTTCATCTACCTCAACCTGTTTGTGTTCTCCATGCTGGTCCTCGTTACCGCCAACAACCTGCCGTTAACCTTCCTCGGCTGGGAAGGTGTTGGCGCATGCTCATACTGGCTGATCTCATTTTGGTTTGAGCGACCCAGTGCTGCTTCCGCGGGCAAGAAGGCATTCATCATCAACAGGATTGGCGACATGGGGTTCATGCTCGGTACCTTCCTGGTATTTCTCAACTTCCATTCGGTCAGCTACTCGACGGTGTTACCTGAGGCACATCGACTTCCTACGGGAACGGCCGAGGCGATTGCACTGCTGTTCTTCTTGGCTGCGGCCGGTAAGTCTGCGCAGCTACCGCTGTTTACCTGGCTGTTAGACGCGATGGAAGGTCCGACCCCCGTGTCGGCACTCATCCACGCGGCGACGATGGTAACAGCAGGTGTTTACCTCATGGCAAGGCTTGCGCCAATACTGTCGCTAGCACATGCCGCCTCCTTTACGATCGCGATCATCGGTGTCATTACTGCGTTTGTAGCTGCCATGGCGGCGACGTCACAGACGGACATCAAGAAGATCGTGGCGTTTTCGACGGTCAGCCAGCTCGGTTACATGATGTTAGGTATTGGCACCGGAGCCTATGTCGCCGCCATCTTCTTGATGGTGACACACGCGTTCTATAAGGCGCTCATCTTCCTCTCGTCCGGTTCGGTTATTCACTCACTCGACAATGAACAGAGCATCCGTCGTATGGGCGCGTTGGCGAAGTTGATGCCGATAACCGCCTGGACCATGATTATCGCGTGGTTGTCCATCGCTGGCGTCCCGCCGTTCTCGGGTTTCTTCTCCAAGGGTTCTATTCTCGAGGACGCTTTTGGGCGCAATGAAGTACTGTGGGTAGTCGGTGTCGTGACTGCTCTTTTGACCGCCTACTACATGGGTCGATTGGTCTTTGTCGTGTTCTACGGCAATGCCCGGTGGCAGGAGGTTACCCATGGACATGAGCCGCACGAATCTCCTCGGGTGATGACGATCCCCCTCATCGTGTTGGCGGTGGCGGCGGCAATTGCTGGACTCCTTAACCTGCCCTATTCAGGCCTACGCTTTCTCCACGATTGGCTGTCACCGGTCTTTGGATCAGCGCTTGTGAACTATCCGCTCTCGACGTCGGAGAAGATCTTGCTGCCTGCTACTGATGCTGTGGTGGCACTGCTAGGCGTTTTCCTCGCATGGCGCTTGTGGAGGAGTCATTCGGAACGCAAAGCCCTCGAACCCACGGTGCTCTTTAAGGGCTGGTACGTTGACACCTTCTACGATCGAACCTTCGCTCGGGGAGGGACAGCGCTGGCCAAGCTTGGTGATCGAGTGGTGGATCCGACCATCATCGATGGAGCCGTTGGCGGGGTGGCATGGACCTTTCGTTGGATTGGAGGGCTCGGACGAAAAGTGCAGTCTGGGCTGGTGCGTAGCTACCTCCTGATCATGATCGCTGGGATAGTGGTCATACTGACTTATGTGCTCGTGGGCGCGGCGCGGTAG
- a CDS encoding NADH-quinone oxidoreductase subunit M — MTLLDWLIALPALGALVVPMMSLPPENQKLIRYFGIAISLVELALAIGMAVSFKLHTSGYQFVTKVHWIGAFGIAWYLGADGISLVLVLLTAVLFAIAMFAMKGVKDYRAYVGWMLLLEAACMGSFTALDLFLFFVFFELTLVPSYFLISDFGLGASGRAAIKFFVYTFAGSAFLLVGIVSLVFIHDHQTGHLTFSLPALMHTRLPKDTAILLFFAFAIAFAVKTPIFPFHTWSPDTYRSAPIPAVVILAGVMAKLGAYGLIRFDLELFPATSRELAWLMLTLGVVGILYGAIVAAGERDLGRMVAYSSLSHMGFIVLGIFAFSTEALSGATLQMVNHGIYTAAIFLLLGMIYERRGTLDMNKLGGLQKKAPIFAAVFILVVMGMIGLPGLNGFVGEFLILIGTFITHRWWAVVAVLGVVLSAVYLLWAYQRVFHGELKDDRSFRDLAPREALLLLPLLALIVFLGIYPIPLLNRINPTTSAIVHHVATAPALTNSGTPSAVVSSVTGGTK, encoded by the coding sequence ATGACCTTACTCGATTGGCTGATTGCACTTCCTGCACTTGGGGCGCTGGTGGTGCCCATGATGTCGCTGCCGCCGGAGAACCAGAAACTCATTCGCTACTTTGGGATTGCGATCTCGTTGGTTGAGCTCGCGCTCGCGATTGGCATGGCGGTGTCATTCAAGCTGCACACCAGCGGCTACCAGTTTGTCACCAAAGTTCACTGGATCGGTGCTTTTGGTATCGCCTGGTATTTGGGGGCGGACGGCATTTCGCTCGTCTTAGTCCTCTTGACGGCGGTTCTCTTTGCGATCGCCATGTTCGCGATGAAGGGTGTTAAAGATTATCGGGCCTATGTTGGATGGATGTTGCTCCTTGAGGCGGCGTGTATGGGGAGTTTTACCGCCCTTGACCTCTTCCTCTTCTTTGTCTTCTTCGAGTTGACTTTAGTTCCAAGCTATTTTCTCATCTCGGATTTCGGTTTGGGTGCCTCCGGGCGGGCTGCGATCAAATTCTTTGTGTACACCTTTGCCGGCTCGGCGTTTTTGCTGGTCGGGATCGTCTCCCTCGTTTTTATCCACGATCACCAGACCGGACATCTCACCTTCTCATTGCCAGCGTTGATGCACACCAGGTTGCCCAAAGATACCGCTATTTTGTTGTTCTTCGCGTTCGCGATAGCGTTCGCTGTGAAGACGCCGATTTTTCCGTTCCATACATGGTCGCCTGATACCTATCGTTCCGCTCCGATACCCGCAGTGGTCATTTTGGCTGGTGTGATGGCCAAGCTCGGCGCCTATGGCCTGATTAGGTTCGACCTCGAGCTCTTCCCGGCCACATCAAGAGAGCTCGCTTGGTTGATGCTCACCTTGGGGGTGGTTGGTATTCTTTACGGCGCGATTGTCGCGGCGGGAGAACGTGATCTGGGCCGAATGGTGGCGTACTCGTCGCTCTCACACATGGGGTTTATCGTTCTTGGAATCTTCGCGTTCTCCACAGAGGCGTTGTCGGGCGCCACACTCCAAATGGTCAACCATGGTATTTATACGGCGGCCATCTTCTTGTTGCTGGGGATGATTTACGAGCGGCGTGGAACGCTCGACATGAACAAACTTGGTGGCCTCCAGAAGAAGGCTCCAATCTTTGCAGCCGTGTTCATCCTGGTCGTGATGGGCATGATCGGACTCCCGGGCCTCAATGGATTCGTGGGCGAGTTCCTCATCTTGATCGGGACGTTCATCACCCACCGCTGGTGGGCAGTGGTCGCCGTGTTGGGGGTCGTGTTGAGTGCGGTGTATCTGCTCTGGGCCTATCAGCGAGTCTTCCACGGAGAGCTGAAGGACGATCGGAGCTTTCGCGACTTGGCTCCTCGTGAAGCGCTGTTGTTGTTGCCGCTGCTTGCGCTCATCGTCTTCCTTGGCATCTATCCGATACCGTTGTTGAATCGCATTAATCCAACCACATCGGCTATTGTCCACCACGTAGCCACAGCGCCTGCGCTCACGAATTCGGGGACGCCGTCGGCGGTGGTGTCAAGCGTAACTGGAGGGACAAAGTAG
- a CDS encoding NADH-quinone oxidoreductase subunit N — translation MFGTLVSQLPIRLPAISYQAIAPEIILFGAALVVLALSATIGRRERPEIYRGIGLLAAAGEVAWSANLLRLVDKHGPSLAIAGAISNDGFSAVVAIIVGVALFLTMLIGPGFVESVAGRGPEFATLLLISATGAVVMAQANDLIVIFLGLEILSIALYIMVGFRLRDGLSREAAFKYFILGGFSSAVFLYGVALVYGATGSTDLVKIGAFLSSHVLINNGVLLFGIALILVGFGFKVSAVPFHVWSPDVYQGAPTSVTGYMAAMAKIAAFAALLRVLTVAFHLQLDYWRPIVIALAILSLFFGAVFALRQREIKRMLAYSSINHAGFILLGVLAATSGGVRDSLFYLAAYSVMVIGTFGLISLVQLDLNKTEGGLSLGDVRGLGRRRPAVAVLLAILVLAQAGAPFTSGFIAKFSVITAVISVNEYWIAVVAMVTAAIAVAFYLRLTLALFARDDAEVGAGDALYPAVVRGGSDEGSRLSRASLVPIWIGIWASVAITVFFGVFPTLLLNLVGKGKIFY, via the coding sequence GTGTTTGGGACCCTGGTGTCACAGTTGCCGATCAGGCTGCCAGCGATCTCGTATCAGGCGATTGCGCCAGAGATTATCCTGTTCGGTGCCGCGCTGGTCGTGTTGGCGCTCTCGGCTACGATCGGTCGACGGGAGCGTCCTGAGATCTATCGAGGGATCGGACTGCTTGCGGCCGCTGGAGAGGTGGCGTGGTCTGCTAATCTGTTGCGTTTGGTCGATAAGCACGGGCCATCGCTTGCTATTGCCGGTGCGATCTCCAACGATGGGTTTTCTGCCGTGGTGGCCATCATCGTCGGCGTTGCCCTTTTCTTGACGATGTTGATCGGACCTGGCTTTGTGGAGTCGGTGGCCGGCAGAGGACCCGAGTTCGCGACGCTTCTGCTGATCTCGGCGACCGGGGCTGTCGTGATGGCGCAGGCCAACGACCTGATCGTCATCTTTCTCGGGTTGGAGATTCTCTCGATTGCCCTCTACATCATGGTCGGCTTTCGATTGCGCGACGGACTCTCCCGGGAGGCGGCGTTTAAATACTTTATCCTTGGCGGATTCTCCTCTGCGGTGTTCCTCTACGGTGTTGCCCTCGTCTATGGCGCAACTGGTTCGACCGACCTGGTCAAGATCGGTGCCTTTCTCTCCTCCCACGTACTGATCAACAATGGAGTGCTGCTCTTTGGTATTGCGTTGATTTTGGTAGGTTTTGGCTTCAAGGTCTCTGCGGTCCCGTTCCACGTCTGGTCGCCCGATGTCTATCAAGGTGCGCCGACGTCGGTGACTGGTTACATGGCGGCGATGGCCAAGATCGCGGCCTTTGCGGCGTTGCTTCGGGTGTTGACCGTCGCATTCCATCTACAACTGGACTACTGGCGTCCGATCGTGATCGCACTTGCGATTCTATCGTTGTTCTTTGGTGCCGTTTTTGCCTTGCGCCAGCGCGAGATCAAGCGGATGCTGGCCTACTCCTCCATCAATCATGCCGGGTTTATCCTTCTCGGGGTCTTGGCTGCCACCAGTGGCGGCGTCCGTGATTCACTGTTCTACCTCGCCGCCTACTCGGTGATGGTGATCGGAACCTTCGGATTGATCTCTTTGGTGCAACTCGACCTCAACAAGACAGAGGGTGGACTCTCGCTGGGAGACGTGCGTGGGCTAGGACGGCGGCGGCCGGCTGTCGCGGTGTTGTTAGCGATCTTGGTGCTGGCCCAGGCTGGTGCTCCCTTCACCAGCGGATTTATCGCCAAGTTCTCCGTCATCACTGCCGTGATCTCGGTGAATGAGTACTGGATTGCAGTGGTTGCGATGGTGACCGCAGCCATCGCGGTGGCGTTCTACCTACGGCTGACGCTCGCTCTGTTTGCAAGAGACGATGCCGAGGTCGGAGCTGGAGATGCACTCTACCCAGCCGTTGTCCGAGGTGGCAGCGATGAGGGCAGCCGATTGTCGCGGGCTTCGCTGGTTCCGATTTGGATTGGCATTTGGGCTTCTGTTGCGATCACCGTTTTTTTCGGAGTGTTCCCTACGTTGTTGTTGAACCTTGTTGGGAAGGGGAAGATCTTCTATTAG
- a CDS encoding chloride channel protein, whose product MSTARHKVWALVQRGVPVGGVGVVAGVSVALFHWSLYGLNGLLDGLIGVHQLVSLQQTTRLLGSRLVLVPLVIFVALAISKVVATKSGVAKRRERGADRVIEVVNGAEVVLPIGEALGTAIAGVIALGLGVSGGPEGPIAMLVGGPIVNLAKRFGVGEREIRILVAVGVGAALATLFRAPLAGILLAGELFVLDGFVGAVIVPGLFVVAITWFVDSLLVGNAPLIGDLHLGNFHLEAYVSAIGIGVLSGLLGLLYRWWVGVVSPKLTGFSRLSLLRWFGVAIAVSVLTTGVALVAPEVLSTGTNWIRLVALFGHDSSVWPLWILLLVPLGRIILTGSSLSAEAPVGVLGPALIIGAFGGAALWRLAALAHLSITFGTAELFVILMFAAVFGSIGRIPLSMIVIAIEVTGSVAIAPLVTVAIGVAVFLVRQRGMTIFGSQALPGKGPLSPLV is encoded by the coding sequence ATGAGCACAGCAAGACACAAGGTGTGGGCATTGGTGCAGCGAGGGGTCCCCGTTGGTGGTGTCGGGGTTGTCGCCGGGGTCAGCGTCGCCTTGTTTCATTGGTCGTTGTATGGGCTCAATGGTCTTCTTGATGGACTCATAGGGGTACACCAGCTGGTCTCACTCCAGCAGACAACTCGGTTGTTGGGTTCACGTCTTGTGCTGGTGCCGCTGGTGATCTTTGTCGCCCTCGCGATCAGCAAGGTGGTCGCCACCAAGTCCGGTGTCGCGAAACGTCGAGAACGCGGAGCTGACCGTGTCATCGAGGTCGTCAACGGCGCTGAGGTGGTGCTTCCCATCGGTGAGGCCTTGGGAACGGCCATCGCCGGGGTTATCGCACTTGGACTCGGTGTCTCCGGTGGTCCAGAGGGGCCAATCGCCATGTTGGTCGGTGGTCCTATCGTAAACCTGGCCAAGAGGTTTGGGGTTGGGGAACGTGAGATTCGTATCCTCGTGGCGGTTGGGGTCGGAGCTGCGTTAGCTACCTTGTTTCGCGCGCCGCTCGCTGGTATCCTGCTCGCTGGCGAACTCTTCGTGCTTGACGGCTTCGTCGGTGCGGTGATTGTCCCAGGGCTCTTCGTGGTGGCGATCACCTGGTTTGTCGATTCCCTTCTGGTGGGTAATGCACCGTTGATCGGTGATCTGCACCTTGGTAACTTTCACCTTGAGGCCTATGTCAGCGCCATCGGCATCGGAGTGCTTTCCGGGCTGTTGGGTCTTTTGTATCGCTGGTGGGTCGGCGTGGTGAGCCCGAAGCTCACCGGGTTTTCTCGGTTGAGTTTGCTACGGTGGTTTGGCGTCGCTATCGCGGTGAGCGTCCTAACGACCGGCGTAGCCTTAGTAGCGCCTGAGGTTCTTTCAACTGGGACAAACTGGATACGACTGGTCGCGCTCTTTGGCCACGATTCAAGCGTCTGGCCGTTGTGGATCTTGCTCTTGGTCCCATTGGGTCGAATCATCTTGACAGGATCGAGCCTTTCGGCGGAGGCACCAGTTGGGGTCTTGGGCCCTGCGCTGATCATCGGAGCCTTCGGTGGGGCAGCACTCTGGCGTCTGGCGGCGTTGGCGCACCTGTCTATCACCTTCGGCACCGCCGAACTGTTTGTGATCCTGATGTTCGCGGCGGTTTTCGGCTCGATCGGTCGAATCCCACTCTCGATGATCGTGATTGCGATCGAAGTTACCGGCTCGGTCGCGATTGCACCATTGGTGACCGTAGCGATTGGTGTGGCGGTGTTTCTCGTTCGCCAGCGAGGGATGACCATCTTTGGATCCCAGGCGTTGCCTGGGAAGGGTCCGCTGTCACCGCTCGTTTGA
- a CDS encoding phosphatidylglycerol lysyltransferase domain-containing protein, giving the protein MELRLATGALSADDIVIICGHAPTAEVFSNGELMASVLNRRRLTYLVIPDNDCQALQPHAAAYQQTEGTLALCSSLEILYDSQGSQRLLVDPGKPLPVPLDPRTTILERLTQKGPRFRDATDLDPDASIARYVASRSFYRRMRLMLAWITIPLLVIWAVRLLVVFDTATLNHRSPSLLSNAELITLTILLDIGLAVTVSALTSRSLLRILDAPLDIATRTADPNADERRRLDELSQQGYDGLISGATRSAELLVVGGGIFASPGNFAQSVNRTPTRLPLPSLYLKRTNASWIEIEPGATLRLSLWSHQRLTTPSRLIKFLVTSDLQKPTAQLRALAPDGPAYSPIATALKDAKLRFRRLSALIVFVGGVVELTTTLIPTLHRHLQLVSELFPNVAPFIRGYANALAAAAGVGMIAVALGLHAGRRRSLQITIGVGVIAFAANLARGGDLLALVVIGVVLAVLIIKHRAFDQPTPARPNLLRLVRLMVAALLLWAVADVATIVAHLLFHRNRPYRPVNAIAHVIAVSIGLSSSAPLPFEHPYLRDALQLSMFVLALIALWTLVAPFSSRVHLEGRAAPGLTGLARILSTHPQGTLDYFALRDDKAHWVRHGVMIAYGLFGSTVIVSPDPIGPKSNARLAFVEFFTEMRRQGRAVAVLGASAEWQATYQALNMHSYYIGDEAIVTLGELDLAGKRHKSLRQAVNRMKNYGYSVELANPNELSTSDREQILTIMAASRRGDRERGFSMTLGRIFDPRDTDLLMSVCRDKEHKITGFCQWVPAPAVNGFSLDLMRRDLAEHPNGMFDLLIVETIRQLGDRGYQALSLNFAAMRAVLAGERGGSGFPSRVERWVLGRLSESMQIESLWHFNAKFDPHWLARYLVVDNIENLPVIAIAASKAESLWDLPVIGRFLTDTPTNPPAPALSNER; this is encoded by the coding sequence TTGGAGCTACGTTTGGCGACCGGTGCACTCAGCGCCGATGACATCGTCATCATCTGTGGCCACGCGCCAACCGCGGAGGTTTTCTCGAACGGAGAGCTGATGGCGTCGGTACTCAATCGTCGAAGATTGACCTACCTCGTCATACCGGACAATGATTGTCAAGCGCTGCAACCCCATGCGGCGGCCTACCAGCAAACAGAAGGCACACTCGCGCTCTGTTCCAGCCTTGAGATCCTCTACGACAGCCAAGGCTCGCAGCGCCTCCTAGTCGATCCAGGCAAGCCGCTACCCGTCCCCTTGGATCCACGAACCACGATTCTCGAGCGGCTTACCCAAAAAGGGCCACGCTTTCGCGACGCCACCGATCTCGATCCCGATGCCTCGATCGCCCGCTATGTCGCCTCACGTTCCTTCTATCGACGCATGCGTCTGATGTTGGCCTGGATCACGATCCCGTTACTGGTTATCTGGGCCGTGCGCCTGCTGGTCGTATTTGACACAGCTACCCTGAACCATCGGTCACCATCACTCCTCAGCAACGCCGAGCTGATCACGCTAACGATCCTGCTCGACATTGGCCTCGCAGTTACCGTTTCAGCGCTCACCAGTCGTTCGCTGTTGCGCATCCTCGATGCACCCCTCGATATCGCAACGCGTACCGCCGATCCCAACGCCGACGAGCGTCGACGACTCGACGAACTCTCCCAACAAGGCTACGACGGTCTCATCAGCGGCGCCACCCGTTCGGCCGAACTCCTCGTAGTTGGCGGTGGCATCTTTGCAAGTCCTGGCAATTTTGCCCAATCGGTCAACCGTACTCCCACACGGCTACCCCTTCCCTCGCTCTACCTGAAACGGACCAACGCGTCCTGGATTGAGATCGAACCTGGTGCCACCTTACGTCTGAGCCTCTGGTCGCATCAGCGTCTGACCACGCCCTCCCGCTTGATTAAGTTTCTGGTCACCAGCGATCTACAGAAGCCCACTGCGCAACTAAGAGCTCTCGCGCCTGACGGCCCCGCCTACTCGCCGATCGCAACTGCCCTGAAGGATGCCAAACTGCGCTTTCGTCGCCTTAGCGCCTTGATCGTATTTGTTGGAGGTGTCGTCGAGCTCACCACCACACTGATCCCGACCCTGCACCGACATCTTCAGCTCGTCTCGGAGCTGTTCCCCAACGTCGCACCGTTTATCCGTGGCTACGCCAACGCGTTGGCCGCAGCGGCCGGCGTGGGAATGATAGCTGTGGCCCTCGGTCTCCACGCCGGTCGCCGACGGTCCTTGCAGATCACCATCGGCGTCGGTGTCATCGCCTTTGCGGCCAACCTCGCACGCGGCGGCGACCTACTCGCTTTAGTCGTCATTGGGGTCGTCCTTGCGGTACTGATCATCAAACACCGCGCCTTTGACCAACCGACACCGGCAAGGCCGAATCTACTACGGCTCGTAAGGCTGATGGTGGCAGCACTCCTCCTCTGGGCAGTTGCCGACGTCGCCACCATAGTGGCCCACCTCCTCTTCCACCGCAATCGCCCCTACCGGCCCGTAAACGCCATTGCCCACGTCATCGCCGTATCGATCGGGCTCTCATCGTCGGCACCGCTACCCTTTGAGCATCCGTATCTACGCGACGCGCTTCAGCTCTCGATGTTCGTCCTCGCGCTAATCGCACTGTGGACACTCGTAGCCCCATTCTCGAGTCGCGTGCACCTCGAAGGGCGGGCAGCACCGGGGCTAACCGGTCTCGCACGTATCCTCTCGACGCATCCTCAAGGCACGCTCGACTACTTCGCACTCCGTGACGACAAGGCACACTGGGTACGTCACGGCGTCATGATCGCCTACGGACTCTTTGGATCGACCGTCATCGTGTCACCAGATCCAATCGGACCGAAATCAAATGCTCGTCTCGCCTTTGTGGAGTTCTTCACCGAGATGCGACGTCAAGGTCGTGCGGTCGCAGTGCTCGGCGCAAGCGCCGAGTGGCAAGCCACTTATCAGGCGCTGAACATGCACAGCTATTACATCGGCGACGAGGCAATCGTCACCCTCGGCGAACTTGACCTCGCTGGCAAGCGTCACAAGAGCCTACGGCAAGCCGTCAACCGAATGAAAAACTATGGATACTCTGTAGAACTCGCGAATCCCAATGAACTATCGACCAGCGACCGCGAACAAATTCTCACGATCATGGCGGCCTCACGACGTGGCGATCGAGAACGTGGCTTTTCGATGACCCTAGGGCGTATCTTCGACCCCCGAGACACCGATCTGTTAATGAGTGTCTGCCGTGATAAGGAGCACAAGATCACTGGCTTTTGCCAATGGGTGCCGGCACCGGCGGTCAATGGCTTCTCGCTCGACCTGATGCGTCGCGATCTCGCCGAACATCCCAATGGGATGTTCGATCTGCTGATCGTCGAGACCATTCGCCAGCTTGGTGATCGAGGCTACCAGGCACTCAGCCTCAACTTTGCCGCCATGCGGGCGGTGCTAGCCGGAGAGCGCGGTGGCTCTGGGTTCCCATCCCGCGTCGAGCGTTGGGTCCTCGGTCGACTCTCTGAGTCGATGCAGATCGAATCCCTCTGGCACTTCAACGCAAAATTCGATCCCCATTGGCTCGCACGATATCTCGTCGTTGACAACATCGAGAACCTGCCAGTTATCGCGATCGCCGCTAGCAAGGCCGAGTCGCTGTGGGATCTCCCGGTAATCGGTCGGTTTCTCACCGATACACCGACCAACCCGCCAGCCCCGGCCCTCTCAAACGAGCGGTGA
- a CDS encoding YajQ family cyclic di-GMP-binding protein, whose product MPSFDVVSEIDLQEVKNAVDQAGREIATRFDFKNTDSSITLNEGDLVITLASNTPDRLKAVMTVLEERLVKRSVSLKVLDRQKVEDAAKGTVRQSIRLIAGLEGDRAKQVTQAIKAMGLKGVQAQIQGDQVRVTGKKRDDLQLVIGELKERVLDIPLQFVNFRD is encoded by the coding sequence ATGCCTTCCTTCGACGTAGTCTCAGAGATTGATCTCCAAGAAGTTAAAAACGCTGTCGATCAAGCAGGTCGTGAGATCGCGACACGCTTCGACTTCAAAAACACCGATTCTTCGATCACTTTGAACGAGGGGGATCTCGTCATCACTCTCGCCTCCAACACTCCCGATCGGCTCAAGGCCGTCATGACGGTGCTCGAAGAGCGGCTCGTGAAACGTTCAGTGTCTCTCAAAGTGCTCGACCGCCAAAAGGTCGAGGATGCCGCCAAGGGCACGGTTCGCCAGTCGATCCGCCTGATCGCAGGTCTCGAGGGAGATCGGGCCAAGCAAGTCACGCAGGCGATCAAGGCGATGGGTCTCAAAGGGGTGCAGGCACAGATCCAGGGAGATCAGGTGCGGGTGACCGGCAAGAAGCGAGATGACCTGCAACTCGTGATCGGCGAGCTCAAGGAGCGTGTCCTCGACATTCCACTCCAGTTCGTCAACTTTCGTGATTAA